The following nucleotide sequence is from Pangasianodon hypophthalmus isolate fPanHyp1 chromosome 8, fPanHyp1.pri, whole genome shotgun sequence.
atttccGTCAAGTGAATTTCGACATagctaaaatgtgtgtgtgtgtgtgtgtgtgattgtgtgtgcaggTGCTCAGAAGGAGGGAGCAGCAGGTTTCTTTAAGGGTGTTGGCAAAGGTCTTGTAGGAGCCGTGACTCGACCAACAGGGGGCATTATTGACATGGCGAGCAGCACCTTCCAGGGCATcaagaggtgtgtgtttgtgttctgctGGGCATACTGATTTATTGTGGACATTATTAGACTATCACAATTGCATTTTCATAGCCTtcagtaggtttttttttactgctttatgaatttttttttcctactgatGTTCTCCCTGATTTTgtcatggccaattcccacccgtCAGGCAGCTCTCCCCATCAGGGAGGGCAAAGGCtgtcacatgcttcctccgaggcacgtgaagccagccgaccgcatctttttgaactgctgcggGGCGGCATAACACACTTAGAGAAAAGCACTATCCACCCACTTTCActtgcatgagctcacagacacccatgattgtctagtgtcgctgtgatagATAGagaagagagagtatgccacccctcccctCCTGAGAGCAGGCCATTTTCACTCTCTTGGACACCCGGACACCATCGGAGTTCAAGACGTTTCCATAATGTTTTGGCAGATTGACCACTGATTAGGAGTAAGGCAGGGGAATGTTATTTTTGGTTAAATTGTTTCTGTAATTATGCAGAAGCAGTTACTGGGGCACAAACATAAAGGAAACAGCGTCCTGTTAAAGTGGCCCTGAAATCAGAATTGGTGTTTCAGAGTTTTTGTACCTCAATTTTCATAAAGCAGTGAAAATTAGTGTTATGGACACCAATATGAAAgtttatgtggaaaaaaagatattggagatgttattgttttaattttatagttcatcGATGAGTTAACCTGTACTAGTCATATGTTCACCCAGATAGATGCTCTTTAGTACATGTACAGGTCCCACCCTATCGGATGGTTCTACTGTAGCAGCTTGTTAACAGAAATTCTCTACAGTTGAAAAATGGCTTTCTTAAACTCTTCGCCTATATTCGCCTAGCTTTTCTATATTTTACTCGTTTGCTAAGCACCTCTCAAGTGTTTAAGCCCTTTTTGTAATTCTCATAGGACTGAAATTTCTaaagcattatattttatattgtcgTTTTATTTAATCCTAAAGCAATTTCCAGTCAATTTATTCCCAATATTTAATctctaatatttaaataattataattcatgTAATTATGTGTGCACTGTGGTAATGTGTTCTGTGTATTCAGAGCGGCAGAAACATCTCAGGACGTGGAGAGTTTGCGACCTCCGCGATTCATTCATGAGGACGGCGTCATCAGACcgtataaagagagagagggcatCGGCAGCCAGATGTTACAGGTGACGCGTTCACTTCCAACCACATGTAAAATGGTCCAGCCCACACACAGGGTGTGTTTAAGATCAAAACTGTCAGACAAAACcacattgtttaaatatttatttaagtgttaatattttattattttaacattaatattttttaaacagttcagtgtatactatatgtatattgtatatattggtTTGACATTGATCTTGAAAACACCCTTTACTGCTTTGCTGGAATATTGTCTTTGCTGAGTTTTAgctttgtattaattttttttttttttaagtctccTAGATGAGGGAAGGATGAATACGGGCTGGAATTATCAGGATATTAGGATTATCATTAGATATGAGTGTTTAAAATGATTGGAttttagggattttttttttcattataaatcatttctaaatAGTTTTTCATAGTTGAGTATTTCTTAATTTTGAACTAAGTTCTCCAAAATAAAGATCTGAAATTGACCAGTAATTATATAGTTATTAGTTCAGGTTTTGTCTTGCTGATTTCGGTTTACTAAATGACTTAATTTTGTTAGTACTTGAGCATTAGTACCGCTAGCGATGCTTCTGGGTATTTGATGTCTAGTGAACCAATCATTAGTTCTCCTGTAGTTTAATCTGATTTATTATAACGTTAGTGATGTGCGTAGAATTAGTATTTTTACGTAAGAAGCTGACCTGACTGTAGCTTTGCTCTCTCTTGTCATGTTCGCAGAAAAGAGTGGCCCTCTCTGCATGGAATAGCACTGACAGTGATGAGGATGAGAATCAGGACAGCTAGTAAAGTTGTGTTATTAGGCCTGTTAGACAGTCATGCAGGCCGTACAAGTGCCATTAATAAAGTGACAGAGTGATATATTCTTTATAGTGAACTAGATACATTATGAATAGTCTAtatatgatgtatatttttggaagtttgatctttttttatttttagttttattgcatttaagattaagattttattctgttgtttttatagatatttcatccatccattcctccttcccttcctcccttttctgaaataaaatcacttcAAAATTCATGTCTCGTCATTTTCCCATCTTGATATCAACATTCCTCATTGTAAAATTGGTGCTGCTAAAATTTTTTCCCTCGGTGTGGGATATTTCTCCTGTACACCGAAGGCAGTCAATCAGCGAAGACAAGTTTGGTgtctttaattttgcactggagctatatGACAAATGTTCCTAACAAATTTATaacctccagtttagcatcagaCAAACTGCATGTCCACGTTATCGCACACTCCTCTCAGTTTTAGCAGCTATATTATTATCCAAATCTCTTGTAACCTACAGTTTTGCTTTCTAACCTCCTACATGAATCTGATTCTTATGCTGAGTGAAACCAAAATGTACTCATGAAGAAAGTGATTCTAGCTTAAAATGGCTGCTACAACTGGTTTCATCTATTTGAGACTATTTTATCAACCTTTATAGATAAGTGGTGAGAAGTGTGTTTGAGATGCTGAAAATCTCAACACAGGCTTGAGACGAGTGTGTGAACTGATTCTGGTTTAAAAGGCagtattttgtttttgactGTCAGAACTTCTTTTTGCTGGTTTGTTTTTACCGtcttgcattttaaatgttgatAATGAATGCAGATTCATTATGTTACCCCTTTCCGTTTGTAAGAGCTTTGGGCTGCATTGTTTGTGTGACATCGCCTCTGGTCTCCACATCGCCATCACCCCACCCTAATCAGTGATCATATCAACACCATGCTTAGCCTATGTATTTTGATCGAAtatgtgttttgtattttgtgtggaTTGCTGGACGTGTGGTAATTTGCTTGTGTAACCAGTTGTAATGTGTAACCAGTTTCCTCCTTACTTTATAGAAAATTGAAAATGGACGGTTTGCGAAGTACAGATACTTTGCTCATGCCAAGGTGAACGAGTCAGATTTCCTGATGATCACCAAAAGGTTTGCATAAGTCCATAAATCAAAGCACATAATGctgtcatataaaaaaaaaaagtataattccAGCTGTAAGTCATCCACCTCCTCTATCTGCAGGGGCATATTTTTTGTTACTAAGGGCACTTTTGGGCAGTTGACGTGCGAGTGGCAGTATCTCTTTGATGAGTTCACCAAAGATCCCATGATTGTAGAAGAGAGACGACTGCGCATTGAGGCAAAGGTACAGCAGGCCTTCACCTCCTTACACCGTGGCTGTGTGGTGTaattactgaaataataatgattatttatgatAATGATTCAGCCAGTGCAGGAGGAAATTAGCTTTATTGTACCTCAACAATGTTACATTACAAGTCCGTATTCGTttaattcatttactttataACTGGGTATAAttacaatgaatgaatgaacttcaGTCAGGCTGCATTTgctaagcaaaaataaaaaccaaaaataaTACGACAAAACACAGTCCGAGTCCTCTTTAGCATAAAAGGATGAATAGTGACACTTACAACCCTGTCTTTAAGGAATAAATTATCTATACATGAGCACTATCAGGCTTCATCACAGTTTATGagaatgcctttttttttaatgtaattatctGATTAAAGTTTCTAAAGTTGAAACTTGTTGAAAAACcttaaaaagtgttcattttttatCACATCTCCCTCACAGGAAAGAGTGAAGTCTGTGTTTCATGCCAAAGAGTTTGGGAAGATTATCAACTTCAAGACTCCAGAAATAGCCAAGGTATGATAACAGTTCTGCTCATAAACAGCTGCGCATTCACACGCATCCAGCTGTGAGTTCATCAGCTACTTTAGTGAAGAGAAATAAGAGGCAAAACAGAAACGCTGAACATACACTGAATACAAAAAACACAAGCATAGAAGGCACTGCACAACATTTCCACTTCAGCTATGTGTATCAGTTATGGCAATCTGCATAAAAGTGTCTACCaaaaaatggcagttttttATGTTTCCAACTGCATGTTTTTCTCAGATGTAGTGTTGAATTAAAACGATGATATGATTCACAGTCAGCTCATTTCTATACACATGTAGAAGAACAAAAGACAGATTAACTGTATATATGCGTGAATAAACCATTGATTGGGCTAAAATCTAAACACTAAAAGTGTCtgtcaggttaaaaaaaattgtattaatcccataaaatacatcagtgtATGCTGTTGACATGACACTTTTTAGTTAATCGGATTATCCATGTTCATATTCTCTCGCAAGCTAGACTTCTTGCTGCCACTCGAGAGTCTGGTACTAAACATGGCTAAGAACCGCCTACTTTCCTAGCAGGCGGCATTTCACTGACCGCAAATCTTTTCCTGAGCTCATCAACCAACACGCAAGTGTATCTTGTTTACCAGTGGGTAGGAGGCATGACGTACTCTGTgccactagccaatcatggccgtctgtgagctcatgtatgtggaagggAGCAGATCACACTTTCCtacgagtgtgttacgctgcatGAGCAACAGGTTCgcaaagatgcagttggctctTCACTCTGCCCGCTTGGTAACTCTCATATGATAGGGGGAGCTGGGttgtgggtgggaattggcaagaccaaattATGGAGAAAATTGTTGAGGAACAGTAACTGAATgcgacaacagttaccttttaatgcttaaccgtTATTGATTCTTTCTTGGCTATAAATAAGAGccattaatgttttatttcgCACTGGCATATTATGTGTACCATTTAGAGTCTCTGAACAACAGCTAGGTTCAATCCTCAATCAGTGTGATGTGAAGCTAGACATTTTGAATGAACTGTGACTCTTCAACTTTTTGTGATACTCaatctaaaatttttttttttccccacagtggGTTCTGACCAAGCTTCAGGATGCCAGGGAGAGCCTTCAGAAATAAGCCGTGTGTCTGGTAGCCTTATGAAAAgctgacacactcacacacacatacagaaagacTCCCCTATCCTTAGTGTGTGCCTTCACTTATATGCAAAACTACAAAACACCACACTTTATATAGGCTGTGCATCGTTCACACAGAAAAGACTGAAGATCTCCCATCCGTTACAGTGACTGTTAAaagaaaacgtgtgtgtgtgtgtgtgtctgtgcgtgtgtgtgttcttgtttaCAGCTCCATTTTACTCACTATCTTGTGTGGCTCACTCACGTGCATCACTTGTGTAGAGACATAACAGAAGTACGTAATGTATGGAAGCAGATCTTATAATTAATTTTGCAAAGCCAATCTGTCTGGAAAGCATGCGTTTGTGTCACTGGCATTGCAggaacaatatttttttttacgttttacCCATCGAAAACATAATGTACaatagaaaaacattttatcagCTCAGTAATCACTGGACTCGGTGTTGCATTCCATCGCTGCCATGATTAAATACTAATCATTCATCTTATGGTTTGTGCATTTTGTCAGAAAATGCTGCTTGTTGCTCCGTTAAGGCACATCATATAGGTTTTATTTGTTGAATGGATAAATAACGAccaatatatttatgtattttataaattgttaaGTAAAAAGCTGAACATATCAGCATGTCATCCTCTACAAACAAGTTTATTTTTGTACTTGTGGCTTTTGCATGAAGCCTTTCCTTTGGCCATGAGTGTGTATAATTAACTGTTTACAGCTTCTCAACAGTATTGTACTGTAAATATTCAGTGGCTTTGGTACATACTGTTGATTTCGTTCTCAGCCTTTCTATGCAGCTCGTGCTGATGTACTACTGTTCCACCTCTGTACCTTTAACACTGAACCCAACTCTGAAATACAGTATGCAATAAGAACTCTATTAGCCTTTCAGTGGCACTAATGTACAATTCGTTTGTTAAGTATTTATCGATTATTACAACAGtgtcctgttgtttttttttaattgggtatacataataaataaatgtattttgatCAATTATGCTGATTAGTAAATTCAGCCATGGACACCATTTTTTACGGTTTAAAGGAGCAGGAGTCTGTTCAAGAAAAGtggcataaaaaaaatctaatttattgGTCAGTTATACAAACTGACCAAcaattttgattgtttttttttttttaagtggttaACGCTACTGAAAAATAGACATATATAGCAGTTTtctaagtcaaaaaaaaaaaaaaaaacatttttttaaaagcttattTCCTTCTACAAAAAACTTTTACAGCTTCAGAAAAATACTATATGACTATTAAATTAAGGTCACAAATCATACCACATGctcacaatttattttatttgtactgtCAGTTTGCTATTTCGAGttcttaaatgaataaaattgtgCCCATGTCTTGGTTAATTTGTACTGTCATTTAAGCAGAAGTTGATAACCTTAAGCTGGCCTCACACTGTGCTGCTACGACACTTATTTAAAAGCCACCAGTAGGAGCATGGCATAGGATGTCACAAAACTCTCagaacagctacaaatacggtaGTAGCACTGGCTACTAAACAATACGTAAACAGAATGTGCTTATGGGCTGAAAAAATATTCTTACTACCTCAAGCCTGCTTTGaagaatatttctgtttatgtgaTCCCATTTTCTGGACAAGCCCAGATCATGCTGAACTGATGACGTAAGAGGAGCATAGTAACTTTCTTTAGTCataggtctatcgttagaggatcttcatcatatagtCTGACATGGGGAACTTGTTGTCACAGTGTGTTAcagaattcagccaagatttGATTGGCATTGTCTCATACAGTATAACaatttaaaatcttaaaagaCTGTAATCACCCAGTCTAAAACCTGTTTTAGTCCAAGTTTATATGTTgtatcatggattattttctgtATACAAGagcaaaaatgaccaaaatgtgGGTACAATTGTATTTGTTCAAAAATTCCAAATagaaagcttaaaaaaaaaatacatatgatGCAAGTATTACGATTTCATAACCCTGATTTTGTATCTCATCccaacatgaaaataaattgtgcaCAATTTCACTACATTTTGCAAATATTTGTCCTTTTCAGCCTTTCACGTCCTTCTCATTGGCCAATTGTTGACTTGCTGCTCACAAGTTTtctttattatctttaaaacactttaaaacaatCCAAACAGcaccttttaaaaaatattttattagtttacaGCAGAGTTAAGACAGTTTTGAGAGTACAAGgtatttcttatttattcagTCTAAATATAACATTTGGTTTAAATACAGAGAAGATACATCTGTGGAAGAAATATCACAAAATACATTAACTACACATTTTATACACCAGGAAGCCATTATTGTCAGAGATGTCATCAAAGGTAGTAAAGATAGTTTTACTTTCTCAGACATTCTCAAAAGGATTCTTAACAGCAATTTTACGTTGCATCGTGAGAGGAGGAAAACAGTATAGGGTTAATTTTttccaaaacatacaagttttatttgaaagaaatttacattgttgtttaaactaaaaataaatagcatACCGTTGACCTTTCACAATTCGACTTAAGGCAAGTGCATCTAAGTTAAGGCACAATGAAGGCATTTTCTCCCTTCAGTTGTTTTTGTGTATGCATATTGCTACAAAAGTAAACTTTCTGCACTTCTGTAATTTTGCCTATTCGTAAGCATTTCTGTACATGTAcaataaaagacaaacaagTAATTTCCTTAGACATTCAGAAAATCATGCCCTTACCTTAGATATTCAGAAAATCTTAAACATCATGCCCTTTCCCAAAATCACTACTACATTCAGCAACTCAATCCTCAGCAGCTACATCTGAATTACTTTCATCTATTTAGTGTGTTACAGCCTCAGAAGAAGCTCCAAAAAGAGACAAACTGCTTCTTCAGACTCAGAATAAGGCCACAGTGAAGTGTGAACCTGAAGCTCCTATCCCAATTCAGTCCCTGAGTCCTTCCCCTAATCACTTCTGGAGGTTCTTTTTGCCATCCAGAatagagactgagagaaaatgTGAAGGAAGTTCtgtgagaaggtgagagaggaagagcttAAGGCTTAGTTCTGAAAACCTGGTTTAGACTAGATTGAAATCTTTCAGATTGCTTCTCAGGATGGTGTCCTTCACCGCGGCGAAGATCAGGCGGATGTTCTCGGTGTCAGTGGCGCACGTGAAGTGGGAGTAGATGGTCTTGTCTTTGTCGGGGTTCTGCTCCTGGTACATCTTCAGAATAAACTCCTGCGCTGCTTTAGGGTCACCCTGGGGGCCTTGAGACACATAAGGTAAAACAGTGGTAAGTGATAGATGCTACAGAAGGAAAGCACAGTGCACAAATGAAAAGaggtacagaaaataaatagcaaatagtagaatatttaatatatctAATACACAGTACTGTTGCGAGTGTTGTCTTAGATGTTGAATTTATGTTGTCTGCGTTATTGCTTAGTAAGAAAGAGCAAATTGTAgataaatataacaaattaaagaaaaatgctgtatgccattaaataaaacaacattaaGTAACAGACCACTATTAGTATAGACCACTATCAGCTGGCATATAACATAGATGAATGTCTCTTATTATTCAATGACTTTTGCTTATGTTTTGGTTTACAAAGGTGATAAATATTCATGTACATGATATTACCGCGCAATTTTCTTCAAAAGGTTAACACCTGGAGTACAACAGCCACCATATAAACACTAACAGGCACATTAGATTTAAGCTTAGACGTTGCTTTACTGTTTTATAGTTGCAGAAATTATTTATTGCATGTTTGGGGTTGTATTCAGAGTTAGTGACTTAAGTTGAAACAATACATCAATCGTTACATGGAGAAACTTCTACCTATTCAGCTTACACTTACGTGTCAGCTTATACTAATGTGTTTTTTGGAATGTTATAGCCCAGCGGTCAAAGGTTTCTGTCCACTCATATCAAGAAAACCAATGCATTTAAATGGGAAAAGTGGTACGaatgtgaaaaagaaatttGCTTCCATTGGTGGTTAATTTTGTCCATCAAGATAAATTTGCaaactttaaaagaaaagagGCAATAGTGTAACGAACATAGAAAaagatgtgttgttcattaaatattgttgttttttttttttttaaatttagcattggaaaattgctgtggtgtaagaggaataaaacactccagcatgtgctgttattggacaataatcaacttcagggtggtaaaagCCCTCAAGTTAATCTCAAGAATATCTATTTACTTTTTGTGCAATTGTGCATTGAGGCCATTATGATCAATAGATCTAGCATAGAGTGAATCAGTTTTGAGCCCATATTACCTGTGAACTCTGGAAAGTAAGTGGCTAGATGGGAGTAGACAATCTTCTCCTTCAGAATGTCCGTTTTATTGAGGAAGAGGATGACTGAAGACTGCTGGAACCATGGGTACGTGATGATGGTCTTAAAAAGAGCTTTACTCTCCTCCATACGGTTCTGACGAAGAAGTgaataaaagaagaaatatcAGCCCTGGTGTTCAGCCCACTATTCTACTGATCTGTGTTTAAAGTCTAGACTACTTATCAACACACTACAGCTGAGCTGCCAAAAGACAAATGGGTTGTTTGGATTTCTGGATGGGCAGATACATTAGTTATGGTGAAGGAATGAAGCTCTGGAGGAACTGACCTCGTTGTCGCACTCAACGAGGACTTGGTCGTATTCGCTCAATGCCACTAGGAAGATAATGGAGGTCACGTTCTCGAAGCAGTGGATCCACTTCCTGCGCTCGGACCTCTGTCCTCCCACATCCACCATCCTAGTGTTGTCATGGATAACAAGGTCAAATTGGTCAAATGTAGATTTCACTAACTTGGAAGAGTCACTAGATACTTTTATATAGCTGTAATGCTATAATCCTGTCTAATGGttaaacattcatgaaatgttcGTGTCATTTGATAGGAAAACAGTCCAAATATGGCAGAAAAACAGCCGCTCACACCTGAAGATGACATTTTCCAGGTCAAATGGGTACTCAATGATACCAGTGGTGGGCACTCGTACCCTCAGGATGTCTTGCTCAGTGGGCACATATCCTGGATCAGCAATGCGATCCAAATCACTCAGGTAACTATAGCACAAGAGGCACAAAGTTACATATTTTGAATAGGGCATTAGAGATGCATTGATTAAGTATGAAAGATGGCACACCGTCAAGTGATTTTCATCTAGTTAGGTCATCTCCAATTACTACTTACTACCATCTAATTACTACCATCTACTTGCTAGTTAGCCAGTTACCAATCTGGTTCCAgcgagacacatgaagccagccagtTTCCATAGCAAGGGTCTAGTCCAAGACTCTCAACACATGCGTGCCACCCCTGCCACCTGCCACTCCATCACATCAGATGCTTCCATCACCTGAATGCTCACATATCTGACCTCTCCCCTCAGATCTGTTCACCAAAGGTGGCCCTGCTGGGAGCATTAAGCTCCTGGTGAAATAATCTTGAGTTTCCCCGAAGGACACAATCCTCTTCACCATGACAAGGCCTCACTTCACAAAGGAGAAACGTGAAGCTCTTTTTGGACTGTACTATAGATATATGGTTCATAAAATTATGATCAGATCATTGCACCTACATATGATTACTTTGACAGGTGCTCCACTTATCTTGACTTACCACTACTGGACATTGACAATAACCAAAGATGTAGCTATAGGACAAGCAATGCAGGCAATTTCTTGGGGCCCTAAGTTTTAAGGGGGCATCCTGAAGGCTAACACTAAGTCAATGAAAATTGATGCACTG
It contains:
- the gna14a gene encoding guanine nucleotide-binding protein subunit alpha-14, with the translated sequence MAGCCLSAEEKERRRINQEIDKQLRRDKNDSRRELKLLLLGTGESGKSTFIKQMRIIHGAGYTEEDRKTFTKLVFQNIITAMQSMIRAMETLSISLGSPDNQAHADLLIEVDVDKMMELEESYVEAIRCLWKDPGIIECYDRRREYQLTDSAKYYLSDLDRIADPGYVPTEQDILRVRVPTTGIIEYPFDLENVIFRMVDVGGQRSERRKWIHCFENVTSIIFLVALSEYDQVLVECDNENRMEESKALFKTIITYPWFQQSSVILFLNKTDILKEKIVYSHLATYFPEFTGPQGDPKAAQEFILKMYQEQNPDKDKTIYSHFTCATDTENIRLIFAAVKDTILRSNLKDFNLV